One region of Candidatus Binatia bacterium genomic DNA includes:
- a CDS encoding DUF5655 domain-containing protein has product MVRHPAILKTPASQATYAKVMAAVRKLGPVEVEEKKTSLHLTHGRAFAGVHPRAYGILLNLVFDAPLKSARVHRSEQVSANRHHVEFKLEDPADVDAELCAWIKRAYSLTK; this is encoded by the coding sequence ATGGTTCGCCACCCCGCCATCCTCAAGACACCAGCAAGCCAGGCAACGTACGCGAAGGTCATGGCGGCTGTCCGCAAGCTCGGTCCGGTTGAAGTCGAAGAGAAGAAGACCTCGTTGCACCTAACGCATGGCCGGGCCTTCGCCGGGGTTCACCCGCGTGCCTACGGGATTCTCTTGAACCTAGTGTTCGATGCCCCGCTGAAGAGCGCGCGTGTCCACAGGAGCGAGCAGGTGTCCGCGAATCGCCATCACGTCGAGTTCAAATTGGAAGACCCGGCCGATGTCGACGCGGAGCTGTGTGCTTGGATCAAGCGGGCCTATTCGCTGACGAAGTAG